In Methanolacinia paynteri, the DNA window CCATGGAGGAGAAGGATTTTCCGCCTGCCTTGAAAAGAGAAGCGGGGTCCGCTCTTTTGAAGATATGGAACTTCCTTCAGGGCTTAAATATGCCGATGTCAGGTTCACCCCTGTGAAGGACGGTAAAGGGGATATAGAGTATATCTTTGGCGTCTATATTGACAAATCGAAGATTATCTCCCGCAACAAGTACATGTCGAAGTTTATCTCAAAGACTGTATCCAATCTATCTCTGCTTGCGGAAGGGAATACCGGCTTCGACCTGGAGATCCCGCCTGCCGGCGATCAGACTGAAGAACTCAGGAAAAATTTCCTGAATATAAACGATCAGCTGAAACTCGCCAAAGAGGCGATAGATTCCATGGTCGACGAATCTGCCCGGCTTTCTGAGGCCGGCATAAACGGAAATCTCTCCTACAGGGCTGATGCGTCGAAGTTCAGGGGCGGGTTTGCCACTGTGATAGGCGGCTTCAACGAGACTCTCGATGCCGTCGTATTCCCTGTTCGCGAGACGGTCAGGATCGCAAACGCCTTTGCAAAAAGAGACTTCTCCAGGCGTTTCAGCGAGCAGATCATCGTCGGCGGAGATTTTGCCGGCCTCAAGGCCGCACTGAACGAGACCGGAACCGAGATCGGCGAATCACTGTCTGAAATCCGGGAGTCGGTCCGCGTTCTTGAGGAGTATGTCCGCGGAACTTCGGAGAACGTGAACGATGTTGCCGGAGCAACCGAAAAGGTCGCGATTAAAAACCGTGAGTCTGCAGAAAATTCCGAAAAACAGCTTGAAGCCGTTGAAAGGGTGGGGCGCGAGATCGAGGATCTTTCGGCCTCGGTGGAGGAGATCGCTTCCAATGCTGCGGAGGTTAGGGATGTGGCGCAGAGGGTAATCGCCACCGGGGATCAGGCGAAAAATCTGGGCAGCGAGGCCGATGCGAGGATGAATGCGGTCGAGAGGCTTTCGCAGGAATGTGTCGAGAACATCGGGCGGCTGAACACCAGAATGCTCGAGATTAACGACATAGTCAAGCTGATATCCGATATTTCAAGCCAGACGAACATGCTCGCGCTGAATGCGGCGATTGAGGCCGCACGTGCCGGCGAGCACGGCAGGGGATTTGCGGTTGTCGCACAGGAGGTCAAGAACCTGGCGGGCGAATCCAAGACTGCAGCAGCAAGGATTTCCCGTCTTATCGATGAGATAAAGAGCGAAAGCGACGTTACGACAAGATCGATGGAGACCTCCTACAATGAGATCTCGGGGGCGATTGCGAGTGTCGAGAAGACGATTGAGTCCTTGAACGGCATAGTAAACCTCGCGAACGAGGCCTCTGTAGGTGTAATCGAGATCGCGAAGGCATCGGAGATGCAGTCGAACGCTACCGCATCGGTCATGGGCTCGATGGAGCAGACTACCGGAATGAACAGGGAGAACATGGAGAGGATCATCCAGGTCGCCTCCCTCAGCGAGGACGTTTCCGCATCAATTGAAGAGATCGGGATGGGAACCGCCGAACTCTCTGATATGGCGAAGAACCTAAGGAATATTCTCGAGGAGTATCGTTTTTAGTGGTTACCTAAAATTTTTAATCTTCTAAAAGGAGTAATGAATTTATAATCACACGCCAGATTAATCAGATAGGGGCGTTTCCCTGTGGAAGATTCACAAAGAGCACAAAATAAAAAATCAAATTTTGATAATTTCATTTCAGATATCAGAGATTACGTATTTCTTTTTTCAATATTAATTGGATTAAGCACAGCACTGTTTGTATTTTTTGACAAAATCAATATTGGTGAAAAACAGTTAAATCAGGCTCTATTTTTTATTTTCTTTTTAATTCTAATTATTTGGTTTCATATTGCAGTTAAAGCACTTGATTATTTTAAAGAGATAAGTGATAGTAAAAAGAGATCTTTTTCAGAAATAATTTTTTCATTAGAAGTTATTTTATTTACTTTTCTTTTAATGGCTCCTATTTTTTCAATATTTTCTGTAATCTTTCAAAAAGCCCCAGACTCATTTTTAGTGTCTTCACTCGTGGTAGTATTTTTATTTATGATTTTTGGGACAGGAATGATTTCTGAATGGATGGAAGTAAAATATAATACTATCAAATCAAGTTTATTTTGGATATTGGGCTGTATTCTCTTTATTATTGGTATGGTGGTGGCATTATCCTTTTGTTTAGTATATAATTCAGATATTTTCAATTATCTAATCTTTATTATATCACCTTTATTCGGAATTTGGATGCTCTTCTTTATAAATTCAATATTTTTATTGGTAATTAACATAAACAACCGATATATTCACGTTCATCCTTTTATTTGGTTGAGGAATAAAATTCAAAAACGGTGATTTATGACTGAAATCAAGAATTTTGAATGCGATTTTGCGATTTCTTATGCAGGGGAAGACCTTGATATAGCTGAAGGAATTAAGAAAGCTATAACAGAAAAAAATAATGATTTCACCATCTTTTTTGCACCAGACGAACGTTATAATCTAATAGGCAAAGATGGAGAAACATTTTTTGAAAAAATATTTAAAAATTCTAAACAAGTTATTCTTCTCCTTTCAGAAAGTTATAAAAAAAAGGATTGGACCAGATTTGAATTGGATGAGATTCTTAAAAGAAATGAGGAAAATAGGTTTATTCCAGTTAAAATTGATGAAGTAAATATTCTCGGTTTATCTTCAAATATAATATATATTCCATTTTCAGAAAATTATATTGAAATCGCTGAAATTGCAATAAAAAAATTACTTAAATTTGAGATGGATAATGGGTTCTACAGGGAGACAGAATACCAAAAAGCGGTGAGTACTCTTAAGAATTCAAAAGGCTCTTTAGATAAAGCATATCAATTAATGGTTGATAATCGGGAAAGAGAAACTCCCCTTAAAGATATAGAATACCCTAAAGGAGATTTTAGGGAATCATATTCCATTTATAAAATTGAAGATATCTCATTCTCTAAGATTCCTAGAATTCAATTGAGAATTAATTTGCCTCCTGATTTAAGCAAAGAAGCTGTAATTTATAATCTAAAACATTGTAATGCAACAATATTTAACGAGAAAAAACCAGAAGCAATTGTAATTTTTGCATATTCTGATGAAGCCTCTAATTTTCCGGGATTTGATGATAAATTTAATGTTGGAAAGTCTGAATTTGCTCTTTATGGTGATTGGGGAAGGGCAGAAGAAGGATTTGTCTATAATATGCCTGTTGAGAAATTTGATTATAATATTCAATTTGAAGAGAGTTATTTTGATAAGAAACTGAAAATTTCAGCTGGTTCGGACATTGCGCGAGACTTGGCATATGAAATGTTTGAAAGTAAAATTATTGATGAAATCTGTGAATCTCCTGATATTAAAACTAGGGGCTTGTCTGAAAAATTAAAAATAAAACCAGATGAAATTAGGAAAATGTTAAAAAAATTACAAAAAAGAAAAATGATAAAAAAAGTTGGTTCCAAAAATATCTGGCATTGGGAAATAATTCATAAAAGATAATATTAGATCTCAACTATAAACTTATTCCCCCGGAATATCAAAGGAATACCACGTTCCCCTTTCCGTGTTCAAGGTCATCGTTCCTTTCAACTGGTCCCTGATAAGCCTCTTTACAATAGTCAGCCCGAGCGACCCCTTCCTCTGTTTTTCATAATCCTCCGGAAGGCCGATCCCGTCGTCCCATACATCCAGAAGAATCCTGCCGCCCTTCAGCCTGAACCTGATACCTATTGTTCCGCTCTCCCTCCCGGCAAAGGCGTATTTGACTGAGTTGGAGAGTATCTCATTGATGACAAGGCTTAACGGTATAACGAGATCTATCGGGAGCCTGTGGTTTTCGATATCCAGCTCAAGGTTTACCCTGCAGCCTTCGTAATCGCAGAGGGACTGGATGATATTGAAGGCGAGGGACGTAAAGTGCTCTTTTGAGTCGACCGACGAGATGTCGTCCGCCCTATAGAGCGATTCGTGCACTGAGGCTATTGCCCTGATCCTGTTTTCGCACATTAAAAGGGCCTCTTTTGCAGCCGTATCACTGACACTTCCGAGCTGGAGCTGGATGATGCCGGATATGATCTGGAGATTGTTCTTGACCCTGTGGTGCAGTTCATGGAGCAGGACGGTCTTTTCATCGAGTGCTCCTACAATCTTTTCGACCATGTTGGAGATGCTCTCTTCAAGCTGCGAGAACTCCCTGACGCCGGAAGAACGGATCTCGTGGTCGTAATCGCCTCCTGCGATGGCATCGACGTCTTCGACAATATCCCGTATCGGTTTTGTAAACGTCTTCGTAAGGACGATCAGAAGTGTGAAGAAGAGCGCAACAAAGATCGCATAGATCCCGAGCTGAAACAATACGACGGAGTTGATCTCGTCATTGAGCATTTCTTCATCGTAGATGAACGCTATTGCAAGGCTCATATCCGCACCGCTCTCCGGCCTGGAAAGGTCGACATACCTGATTACGGTGACTGTACCTGCCTCGTCATCCCTGATGACATAATCGGATTTCTTCCGGATCACCTCTTCCTTTACCAGGGCTTTCATCTCCGGGTCGGTCTCACTGCTGTCCCCGATCAGGTTTCCGAGGACCTCGTAGAGGTCGATCGATTCAAGATAAGGGTTTAAAGGCCTCAGTTGATCTACAGTATTTCCGTACCTGAGCAGGAACCTTGCATCCTCCTTTGTTATTGCGTAAGACAGTTCGAGGATGTATTTGTGGTCAGGCGTCGGGTAATATGCATATTTCCGGATGTTTTCAATGTCCCTGACCCCTTTTGAGATCCTGTCGCCGACAAACGAATCCCCGTTTCTGGTTTGATCCAGGAATTCGGTGAAACTGCCGTAATGTGAGAAATCAAGCCCCTGATCGATCTCGTTTGTCGTATATGCAATGACATTGTTCCCGTCAATTATGTAGAGATCGTATCTTTCGCCGAGTTCTTCCTTCAGGGATTCGAGATCCATATCTTCCGGGTTGCCGCCGGATTCGTTGTAGGCCTCGAGAAATATTGCAAATGATCTCTTCATCTCTTCATCAAGGCCCATATCGTATATTTTTAAGCCCTGGTCGACTGTTTTAACGGCATTAATTATGTTTTCTTCAGTATTTTCCTGTAAAAATACGTATTTTTCCTTATAATCGTTGGAGACATCGATTACGCTCAGGTAAAATAATCCGGATATGAGAGGGACTGTAATAATTATAATGAAGATCAGCAGGCGGTAATAAAATGAAAAATCTCTCCTTGCCATTCATTCCCCGTCGAATATAATCAGAAAGGGCAATTTTAATATATATTCTTATTGTTCGTTTCAGATTTTGCTTATGCTTTCCTGAGGGTTACACAGATCATAAGCCCTTCTTCGGGATGCCCTTCGACTGCGTCGAGTGCCCTGACACTTCCCCCGTATCTTTCGGTTACAAGTGTCTTTACAATGAAAAGCCCGACTCCGCTGCCGTTTGCCGTTCTTCCCGAAAGGTTCTTCGTATACCTGTTGAAGCACTCCTCCTTCCTGTCGTCTGGAATTCCCGGCCCGTTGTCTGCAATGCAGATCCTTACGTCATCGTCCGACTCCGTGACAGAGATCCGAACTTCGCAATCGGATCCTGCATGCCTTATGCTGTTTCCGAGGATGTTTGTAAACACCTCCTCGAGCAGTTTGTCGGCCATAACCTTCAGGCCGGTGCCTTCGTAGGCCACTTTTAGCGGGAAGAGGGAGATGGCGTGCCTGATTATATTATCGAGATTCACCGGCGAAAGGCTGGCATCCTTTTCACCGTTCTTCATTGCCCTCATCAGCGAAATATTCCTGATTATATCGGTATTCTGGTGAATTGCGCTGATCATCATCTTCACTATGCTCCTGTCCTCTTCATTTGAGAGATCCAGCATTATCTCGGCATAACCGAGTGCTGCCATATTGGAGTTGTTTATGTCGTGTGTAATGATGTCGAGGTAGAAGTTTGCCTCATTGCTCTTTTCAAGCGCCTCTTTCGTCCTTGAGGCGACAATAGTCTCGAGCTCGTCATTCTGCCTCTTTATGAGCTCTTCGGACTCCCTGACTTTGCTTATGGTCTTCTTAAGACGCTCCACCATGTTGGAGATGCTTGCCTCAAGGTCAGCAAACTCCTTCCCTCCCCTGCCTGTGCGAATCTGGTGGTCGAGGTCGCCCGATGCGATTTTGTCAACGTCATCGACAAGATATTTTAACGGCCTCGATATGGCGATGCAGAATATGCTCAGTATCAGGATAAGCAGGATACTCAGTCCTGCTATATTCAGGAGGTTTGAATACCAGGCCGACGTTATGTTGTCTTCAAGCAGGCTTTCATCATACGTGAATGCGATTGCTAGGCTGGTATCGGACCCGATCCCGTCTTCGTAGAGATTAACCAGCCTGTAATCCGTAAATGTCCCGTTTGCAGATTCTTCGAGAGTAACGCTCTTTTTTTCTCCGATAACATCGTTTATTATGAATTTTCTAAGTTCTTTATCCGGTTCGTCGGGCTCCCCGATTGTGTATCCGAATATATCGTATAGTTTTACGGATGTGAGATAGGGGTTCATCCCTTTAAGCTCTTCGATTGTCCTGCTGTATTGCAGGAGTTTCCTGGGGCTGTCCTCATCGATATCATAGGAAAGCTCAAGTACGTATCTATGGTCCGGAGTGGGATAGTAGGCATATTTTCTTATGGTTTTCTCCTCGCGTATTCCCTTAACCACCCTGTCCCCGACATAGGAATAACCCTCGCGGATATTATCCAGAAATCCTGAAAAGTCTTCAAGGTATGAGAAATTGAGGCCGAGATCCGTAGCCATTGTGGTATAAGTTATTGTATGGTTTTCATCTATGACATACAGGTTGTAGTCTTCACCGAGCCCTTCTCTTATCGCTTCGAGATCTACCTGCGAAAGATCTCCTTCCGATTCGTCATAGGCACTGAGGAAGGGTTCGAAACCTTTCTTCATCTGATCGTCGAGCCCTTCGTCATAGACCGTCAGGCCCTTGTCGACCACCATCAGTGTCTCGATTATACTCTGTTCGGTGTTGTTTTTAAGGAGATCAAAATTGGAGTTGTATTCTTCGGATACGGATTTATAGCTGTCATATGCCAGGCCCAGTGATATAGGGATGACTATCAATATGCATATTATCAATAGAAGCTGTAAAAAAGACAACTTTTCAGAAAATTTGTTTTTGATACTCATTAGTGCCCGACCAATATGTATTACAATTCTTCTTTCCGGGTCAGTATAATAATTGCGTTTTTTATTTGATTCTCAGGAAGGCAAAAAAAGTCGATCGGGGCTATTTGGAGGTTAATTTTTTGGTTGCGGTAAATGTTTGGAGAAAAAAGATGAATATTTAGTTGAATTTTATCGCGCTTTTTACATCATGGGGGGCATGCCGCCCATTCCACCCATACCGCCCATGCCTTCCATGTCCTCGGGGCTTGGTCCGCCGCCGCCCATCTTGGATGCAGCGATGACATCATCGATCCTGAGGATCATGACTGCTGCTTCTGCGGCCGATGCAATTGCCTGGGTCTTTACACGCATGGGTTCGACTACGCCTGCCTTGAGCATATCGACTGCCTTTGCCTCGAATACATTGAGACCGGCTGTCTTCTT includes these proteins:
- a CDS encoding TIR domain-containing protein, whose translation is MTEIKNFECDFAISYAGEDLDIAEGIKKAITEKNNDFTIFFAPDERYNLIGKDGETFFEKIFKNSKQVILLLSESYKKKDWTRFELDEILKRNEENRFIPVKIDEVNILGLSSNIIYIPFSENYIEIAEIAIKKLLKFEMDNGFYRETEYQKAVSTLKNSKGSLDKAYQLMVDNRERETPLKDIEYPKGDFRESYSIYKIEDISFSKIPRIQLRINLPPDLSKEAVIYNLKHCNATIFNEKKPEAIVIFAYSDEASNFPGFDDKFNVGKSEFALYGDWGRAEEGFVYNMPVEKFDYNIQFEESYFDKKLKISAGSDIARDLAYEMFESKIIDEICESPDIKTRGLSEKLKIKPDEIRKMLKKLQKRKMIKKVGSKNIWHWEIIHKR
- a CDS encoding methyl-accepting chemotaxis protein, translating into MVSESFNNQEYTLQLLYENPLPMVIFDTGGRIVDFNRAFIDFSGYGNDRLRGMHVSEFRTVNHGGEGFSACLEKRSGVRSFEDMELPSGLKYADVRFTPVKDGKGDIEYIFGVYIDKSKIISRNKYMSKFISKTVSNLSLLAEGNTGFDLEIPPAGDQTEELRKNFLNINDQLKLAKEAIDSMVDESARLSEAGINGNLSYRADASKFRGGFATVIGGFNETLDAVVFPVRETVRIANAFAKRDFSRRFSEQIIVGGDFAGLKAALNETGTEIGESLSEIRESVRVLEEYVRGTSENVNDVAGATEKVAIKNRESAENSEKQLEAVERVGREIEDLSASVEEIASNAAEVRDVAQRVIATGDQAKNLGSEADARMNAVERLSQECVENIGRLNTRMLEINDIVKLISDISSQTNMLALNAAIEAARAGEHGRGFAVVAQEVKNLAGESKTAAARISRLIDEIKSESDVTTRSMETSYNEISGAIASVEKTIESLNGIVNLANEASVGVIEIAKASEMQSNATASVMGSMEQTTGMNRENMERIIQVASLSEDVSASIEEIGMGTAELSDMAKNLRNILEEYRF
- a CDS encoding HAMP domain-containing sensor histidine kinase, with protein sequence MSIKNKFSEKLSFLQLLLIICILIVIPISLGLAYDSYKSVSEEYNSNFDLLKNNTEQSIIETLMVVDKGLTVYDEGLDDQMKKGFEPFLSAYDESEGDLSQVDLEAIREGLGEDYNLYVIDENHTITYTTMATDLGLNFSYLEDFSGFLDNIREGYSYVGDRVVKGIREEKTIRKYAYYPTPDHRYVLELSYDIDEDSPRKLLQYSRTIEELKGMNPYLTSVKLYDIFGYTIGEPDEPDKELRKFIINDVIGEKKSVTLEESANGTFTDYRLVNLYEDGIGSDTSLAIAFTYDESLLEDNITSAWYSNLLNIAGLSILLILILSIFCIAISRPLKYLVDDVDKIASGDLDHQIRTGRGGKEFADLEASISNMVERLKKTISKVRESEELIKRQNDELETIVASRTKEALEKSNEANFYLDIITHDINNSNMAALGYAEIMLDLSNEEDRSIVKMMISAIHQNTDIIRNISLMRAMKNGEKDASLSPVNLDNIIRHAISLFPLKVAYEGTGLKVMADKLLEEVFTNILGNSIRHAGSDCEVRISVTESDDDVRICIADNGPGIPDDRKEECFNRYTKNLSGRTANGSGVGLFIVKTLVTERYGGSVRALDAVEGHPEEGLMICVTLRKA
- a CDS encoding sensor histidine kinase gives rise to the protein MARRDFSFYYRLLIFIIIITVPLISGLFYLSVIDVSNDYKEKYVFLQENTEENIINAVKTVDQGLKIYDMGLDEEMKRSFAIFLEAYNESGGNPEDMDLESLKEELGERYDLYIIDGNNVIAYTTNEIDQGLDFSHYGSFTEFLDQTRNGDSFVGDRISKGVRDIENIRKYAYYPTPDHKYILELSYAITKEDARFLLRYGNTVDQLRPLNPYLESIDLYEVLGNLIGDSSETDPEMKALVKEEVIRKKSDYVIRDDEAGTVTVIRYVDLSRPESGADMSLAIAFIYDEEMLNDEINSVVLFQLGIYAIFVALFFTLLIVLTKTFTKPIRDIVEDVDAIAGGDYDHEIRSSGVREFSQLEESISNMVEKIVGALDEKTVLLHELHHRVKNNLQIISGIIQLQLGSVSDTAAKEALLMCENRIRAIASVHESLYRADDISSVDSKEHFTSLAFNIIQSLCDYEGCRVNLELDIENHRLPIDLVIPLSLVINEILSNSVKYAFAGRESGTIGIRFRLKGGRILLDVWDDGIGLPEDYEKQRKGSLGLTIVKRLIRDQLKGTMTLNTERGTWYSFDIPGE